The Cerasicoccus sp. TK19100 genome includes the window CAGCGGACTCGTGCTCGGCCCATGCCTTGAGCGACCGGGCGCGCATATCGTGGCCGCCGCCGGTGCTCGATGTCAGGACGAGGAGCTTCACGATTTCTTCTTTTTCTTTTTGGCGGATTTCGCCGCCTTGTCGGCCTTGGGCTTTTTCGCGGCCGCCTTCTTGGATTTCTTCTCAGCGGTCTTTTTCGTTTTCTTGGCGGCCTTCTTTTTCTTCTTCGCCGAGGCCTTCTCGTCCTCCTTTTTCTTCTTTTTGCGGAGGAGCTTTTTCAGCTTCGGGCGGCTGTCTTTGGCGACGATGTAGCCGACGCAATTATCACTGCCGCAGCGGCACGGGTGGTCGAGAAAGCACTCGATGTCGTAGCCGTAATCGAAGGACAGTTCCTCGTCTTTTTTGATGTCCTTCTTGGCGTAGATGAAGATGCGGTCGTCCTCGTTGATGGCCTCACAATTTTCATCACAGCTGTGGTTGATGAACTTGGCGGGGTTGTCGTCGGTGTTGCCGTCGAGGTCGTATTTTTCGTTGAGGTCGAAAATGTAAACCAGGCCTTCGCCGGACTTGCGGGCCTTGGCGTCCCACTCCAGACAGCGCTTTTCGGACTCCGCCTTGGGGACGAGCTCACCGACGTATTCGATGACTTTCTCACCCGCCTTGATGTTCACCCGGGCAAACATACCCTGGTTATGGATGGAGGAGCCGCGCAGTTCCCAGACCGGTTTCTTTTTCTTTGCCATAGTTGCCAGTATCGCGCGCATTGAAGCCGCTGCGGCCCCATTTAACAAGCGCAAATCCCAGCATCCTGCGCTCGACTGAGCTGGCCGAAGTCTGGACCGGAGGATTTGCCCACTGGGCAAATGGGAGGCGGTTTTTTTGAACAGAAGGCAGCAAAGAGAGCTAAGCCAGCATGGCGTGTGAGGATGGGGATTCGTTAAATGAAGATTCCTGTAAATAATTTAGTTCAATCGTCTTGCTGGCTTAGCTCTCTTTGCTGCCTTCTGTTCATTAATTATTTTCGCTGTTTTTCCTGTTTTCGGTGCCAGAGGTATTTCAGGCAATCGTAGATGCCCGCGAAGCGGTAGCCGGAGTCGACGTAGCGCTCGATCACATAAAACATGAAATAATAAAGCCGTGCGGCGCTCCAAATAACTAAGAATATGACCAAGGCCCGCACCCAGATCCGCGCATCCAGCACCACGATCAGCGATGACATCAGCAGGATGACCGCGAACAGCGCGGCCTTGACGAATATCCACCGAGGGCTCAAATCTTGAGAAAGGAGCATGTATTTAAATATCACCACAAAACGGCCGATAACTTGCTTAGATAGAATTGTTCGATGAACTGGCTCGCGCACGTAACCCTCTCGCCGCCGAATTGCGAAATGCAGCTCGGTAACTTGCTGGCCGATCTGCTCAAGGGGCGCAAGTGGCCGGAGATGAGCAGCGATTTCGGTGCGGGGATCAAGCTCCACTACCGCATCGACCACTACACGGATTCCCATGAGTTGTGGAAGCGCAGTTGTCGCCGCTTGTCCGAGCGCGGTTATTTGCGCGGGGTGGTGATCGACGTGGTGTATGATCACTTCCTCACGAAGCACTGGCGAAACTTTGCAACGCAAAGTATGCGTGACTTTCTCGACAACTTTTACCTGGAAACCGAGCAATACACCG containing:
- a CDS encoding SET domain-containing protein encodes the protein MAKKKKPVWELRGSSIHNQGMFARVNIKAGEKVIEYVGELVPKAESEKRCLEWDAKARKSGEGLVYIFDLNEKYDLDGNTDDNPAKFINHSCDENCEAINEDDRIFIYAKKDIKKDEELSFDYGYDIECFLDHPCRCGSDNCVGYIVAKDSRPKLKKLLRKKKKKEDEKASAKKKKKAAKKTKKTAEKKSKKAAAKKPKADKAAKSAKKKKKKS
- a CDS encoding ACP phosphodiesterase: MNWLAHVTLSPPNCEMQLGNLLADLLKGRKWPEMSSDFGAGIKLHYRIDHYTDSHELWKRSCRRLSERGYLRGVVIDVVYDHFLTKHWRNFATQSMRDFLDNFYLETEQYTEGLPDDARSFVKSVVESDRLGRYGDPLSVHRAMERIDERLSDRIRRRETTSQYIPLLADAYDGIEEDFLEFFPLLMEHVS